Part of the Dromaius novaehollandiae isolate bDroNov1 unplaced genomic scaffold, bDroNov1.hap1 HAP1_SCAFFOLD_30, whole genome shotgun sequence genome, tgtgttcaggcgtgtcgccagatccagcccatggctccTCATTGAAgatgacatggaccactctgcagctcccttccctgggtgtcctgggtcccagctgcctcttgtgggattgcagagctctcactagccaggacattcactgctttagccctttccctctggatgactccactgcattttgcgaagctccattcactgcccacccctaagcacacggtgcccttggggatgccctgtgctctcctgatggttacatactccctttgagaaggatgggcatcagtgtccagccatgtcatatgggagatatcacttgaccattcaccatctccaggagcactgggcacgcagaagcaaaagctgaatccagcccccattccctaacacatcacctctaagctcattgccttgagcccagggagagccccggaaaagcaacaggccctttcagggggaaagtccttgagcacatccTTGGCTCCGTCTTTTGAAGGAGAGCtcaaccttcaagcactgcactgaggaaatctgcttttattacagagaggacaCCTGTGACACTGTGACACATTTACAGAGgacctctgggtcaggcagactgggttcatggctgtaaggaagtgggatgaattccaacactgttgcacaaacatgatgatcacagcaagaatgcccaaagcacaagacttgtctgaggtacttagaaaccacctgtgaagagggatgggcagctcattgctgctgcactaaaagcaggtgaatcagtttcttcagggcatccctgagctccctgtttctcatgctgtagatgagagggttcactgctggaggcaccaccgagtacaaaacagccaccaccagatccagagacggggaagagagggaggggggcttcaggtgggcaaatatgatggtgctgacaaacagggagaccacggccaggtgagggaggcacatggaaagggctttgtgctgtccctgctcagaggggatcctcagcacagcagtgaagatctgcacataggacaccacaatgaagatgaaacacccaaacattaaacaggcactaaccacaataaccccaagttccctgaggtaggagtctgagcaggagagcttgaggatctggggaatttcacagaagaactggcccagggagttACCTTGGCaaaatgttactccaaatgtgttagcagtgtgcagcatcgcactgagaaacccactggcccaggcagctgctgccattttgacacacgctctgctgcccatgatggtcccatagtgcaggggtttgcagatggcaacatagcgatcgtaggccatgactgtgagaagagaatactcagccaaaacaaaaaaggcaaaaaagaagagttgggcagcacatcctgagtaggaaatggccctggtgtcccacagggaattggccatggatttggggacagtggtggagatggtgccaaggtcgaggagggagaggttgaggaggaagaagtacatgggggtgtggaggcggtggtcgcaggctacggctgtgatgatgaggccgttgcccaggagggcagccaggtagatgcccaggaagagggagaagtgcaagagctgcaggtgccgtgtgtccgcaaatgccaggaggaggaactcatccaggaaactgctgttggacatttgcttcctctcagctttggagactgtccaaggaggaaaaggcatcgataagttaaatagttttctctgagcccaaaactAAGCTATTCTTAATACAAACCTCCACATTTtatctcctctcccccttttttcagATCTCTTTTCTGATcactggtttgtgctggctgagtgtgctgtgcacagcagggccctcggggtgtgggctccagaggagtcagtcctgctctgctggggttgtaaatggaggtgtcaaactgcccccaggatttgggggggattcctggagatgggaactgtgagctgagtgaaggggattcagtccagtgacccagtgcgaatatcctcttttaatccttgtgagagatgaatacagcactcatggcagctgtctctgaaagagaagacccttgcgagggattcatctcccccagccttgccctcctgaacacaggtgtctgtgtcggaatcagccccaccagctcccactccagcaagccacagaaacactggagtgaaggcaggggctgaccccaccctttctagacatctctgttccagtgagatggaccctctcctcacatcagtttaccctctgcactctttccccaggcactGCAAAGGGAGTGGGacatgactagctctgatgtacacaccctgcagcagattacagccacccattttatggaaagttcgttcaacagtttattaaGAAAATGGGCTAcagtggagggatctgattcCTGAGTCTTCAGATGCCTCCATcgcaccgtgggagcattctttgatgcagtagaaatctttgagggcggaggctgtgctgggtgggagaggagacacagggggcttgctgagaggaagatgtctgcattgcagggactgaccgggagttttcctaattccccctcccacagcatttatggctttactttccccccactcgctgatcatatctcccctgcctggagcttttcctcctggcagctctttccctgccccatctcttttccctgccagcgctcacagaccccatcccaccctctgggccctcagttctgccctgcagaaacctcccagcagcagggcactgcccaggggcatctctggctttgcaggtgctaaggagcaggtcagataaacgctggtgaggccaggcaaggtgatggtggtgttTTCTGtcggcagagcactgggtgaaaggatgcaatgaggtccctcacagaactactgatctctcactgcaatggtctgggagcatcagcctcttgACCAAAcatcacagctcctttcctctccctttgcccacctccacctcccagctgctgcaaagagtgggaaactggaagcagagactcaggaaaggtccttatctttcagggaaccccagccatggctgtctgcttgaaaaggtcccctgcaaatatcctgggggtgagcgagagctgagagcagccctgacccccgcagcaccctctcaacaggaggatgaacccacccttctcggggtcgctccttccagccagagcttctccctgcagcgccctgggcagctccccgggcaggctgagtgctgaccctcgcaggcggcagagtccctgccccgggcacacagcaccctgggtcgcagggacactgctctcaattacagcccgcgcacacctgggggcactccctggcttcacaccccagcaccgtccctggcagaaggtagccgtgatggcctgtccctctgacggtgtggctgggaagccctgctctaaagcaccacctgctccaaacaggaggagctggcagagccgccctgacagaccctctcagctgtggaaggtgccagcttcagaggaaccctccggcagccacagcagcaatgttgccctgcagccagagacttactgtgttaggggctgggaagatttctcccggcaggcagctctcagccatcctctgattccccactctcttcaacttcggagatgtccatctcattctggcccctgcaggcagtgtcctgagtcctgcttctccaggaaaaggagctgcacttggacaaagctggctctctgcagtgcctgccaggttgccatgggctccggcagccccaggagccaagcccagctcaggaacagaggcccagctgatgacgtgactttctctgtcccctgggcaccctcaggaccttcctggggctccagggctgacagttcctggaaggcagcagggtcacccctgggaaatagccagagaagtagatgaaaa contains:
- the LOC135325825 gene encoding olfactory receptor 14A16-like, with product LHYGTIMGSRACVKMAAAAWASGFLSAMLHTANTFGVTFCQGNSLGQFFCEIPQILKLSCSDSYLRELGVIVVSACLMFGCFIFIVVSYVQIFTAVLRIPSEQGQHKALSMCLPHLAVVSLFVSTIIFAHLKPPSLSSPSLDLVVAVLYSVVPPATDEADSSGGSIDLCTLHLSATSRCPVQLRDGNRVFQSGTFSNETNP